One region of Wyeomyia smithii strain HCP4-BCI-WySm-NY-G18 chromosome 3, ASM2978416v1, whole genome shotgun sequence genomic DNA includes:
- the LOC129729612 gene encoding zinc finger protein 708-like, translating to MAHTMDDNSDENSSQSTCTSDEEDKLQCPVCDKKFISERNLSKHMHLHTGSPQFTRKTCDKRFKENQTFADHNLSHQKRKLHRCEICEKAFVLSSQLNKHRKTHTGEKPFGCDFCGKRFKKKSDLTRHRRIHTGERKFQCDICGKQFVDSTTHRKHALIHTRKETPDNCEICGKVYFKLSYLRNHMKRHLNNKKLHSSESSTREQCGEFIKNSSANMGTHGSKQFKCKVCGKDFTTSSHLAYHHCSHNGEYPHKCEICGKGFTRSCYLVSHRGTHTGEQQYKCEICGMGFNWVGNLKRHERIHTGDKPFECEICGKRYIGKAHLRRHMNQHTGEQPYECEICGKKYFISASLVKHMLTHNLE from the exons ATGGCTCATACTATGGACGACAACAG CGACGAAAATTCTTCTCAAAGTACATGCACCAGTGACGAAGAAGACAAACTGCAATGCCCGGTTTgtgataaaaaatttatttccgaACGTAATTTATCAAAGCATATGCATTTACATACTGGCTCCCCACAGTTTACACGTAAAACCTGTGATAAACGCTTCAAAGAAAATCAGACTtttgctgatcacaacctttcGCACCAAAAACGAAAACTGCATAGGTGTGAAATATGTGAAAAGGCTTTCGTGCTTAGTTCTCAGTTAAACAAGCACCGAAAAACTCATACGGGTGAAAAACCATTCGGATGCGATTTCTGCGGAAAGAGATTCAAAAAGAAAAGTGATTTAACCCGTCATAGGCGAATTCATACTGGGGAAAGAAAATTTCAGTGTGACATCTGCGGAAAGCAGTTTGTAGATAGCACGACTCATAGAAAGCACGCGCTTATTCACACCCGGAAAGAGACACCCGATAATTGTGAGATCTGCGGCAAAGTTTACTTCAAACTGTCCTATTTGAGGAACCACATGAAAAGACAtttaaacaataaaaaactgCATTCAAGTGAATCTTCAACTCGTGAACAATGTGGCGAATTTATTAAAAATTCGTCCGCTAATATGGGTACACACGGTTCCAAACAATTCAAATGTAAAGTGTGTGGAAAAGATTTCACAACTTCAAGCCATTTGGCATATCATCATTGTTCTCATAATGGAGAATATCCCCATAAATGTGAAATTTGTGGAAAAGGCTTCACGCGATCTTGTTATCTTGTTAGTCATCGAGGAACCCATACCGGTGAACAACAGTACAAGTGCGAAATTTGTGGCATGGGATTCAACTGGGTCGGTAACCTAAAGCGACATGAGCGGATACACACTGGGGATAAACCTTTTGAGTGTGAAATCTGCGGAAAACGGTATATCGGCAAAGCTCATCTAAGAAGGCATATGAACCAGCACACCGGGGAGCAACCGTACGAGTGTGaaatttgcggtaaaaaatattttatttcagcCAGTCTGGTCAAACATATGCTGACTCATaatttagaataa
- the LOC129729616 gene encoding 39S ribosomal protein L20, mitochondrial produces the protein MVFTTVVNFVRARGPDEFWRKRKIFKLAAHYIGRPRNCYSITIRSVHRALAYATKGRALKKQDMRELWTQRINAGCEQHGMQYRTFQDGLYRNDVLLNRKVLADLAIWEPRTFEALAIISQNVPDSDEDGSSNK, from the exons ATGGTTTTTACGACGGTGGTTAATTTCGTGCGTGCCCGTGGACCGGATGAGTTTTGGAGAAAACGGAAAATCTTCAAACTGGCTGCG CATTACATAGGACGCCCCCGAAATTGTTACTCGATCACTATTCGAAGTGTGCATCGTGCACTAGCGTATGCAACGAAAGGTCGAGCGCTGAAAAAACAAGACATGCGTGAACTCTGGACACAGCGTATCAACGCCGGTTGCGAACAGCATGGCATGCAGTACCGAACCTTTCAAGACGGTTTATACCGAAACGATGTCCTATTGAATCG AAAAGTGCTGGCTGATCTCGCCATTTGGGAACCGAGAACCTTTGAAGCGCTCGCGATAATTAGTCAAAACGTTCCCGATAGTGACGAAG ATGGCTCGTCGAATAAATGA
- the LOC129729611 gene encoding uncharacterized protein LOC129729611 isoform X1, whose amino-acid sequence MPICVCICRIRIWQHIIINKPDFSNFTKEMSSQNLLMPNNCRCCLSSEYEMVYVFNQLDEFESKISDVIANCGGITITDSDYYSKHICSKCLNDLSTSERFRLRCLKTEEYLLSIKMNAKEQLPDGAVAVRQLEDILSGQIKIEDTNISPDVVIENSLALVDIPNRPINSNSGHSPTNSSEPYQLTNQYVQRSVESRSNHTPTNGFMPASGSESGVPLSEHSVEREHLKRVISDQLDLVKKEITNSVLSIMDALLAKTVAALKSNYQLPKPNPVYPVYQPKVTSKDELHLFDMPGVSGSNFNFTPVKSAKELEILEQNLNDPFFARKMFDQMREKIGYKGDNYCGQNTCYTLIDNFFDRKFLVQCSWSGGSRSDIEKCAIKDCKNTLMMFYKIVRSTNKKFTLMLLEDFFKSVVRNAKRRSEAKGLRASTIHRRMKKKSNPADRRSRSEASQSTATRTTDDLQEEQDQTMDNSTTSEVENESYKADDENAAETSSKRLKLCISSSPTDKITEN is encoded by the exons ATGCCCATCTGCGTCTGCATCTGCAGGATCAGGATCTGGCAGCATATAATTATAAACAAACCCGATTTCAGTAATTTCACCAAG GAAATGTCCTCGCAAAATTTGCTCATGCCAAACAACTGTCGATGCTGTTTGTCCTCTGAATATGAAATGGTCTACGTGTTTAACCAGCTAGACGagtttgaaagtaagatttccGATGTTATAGCAAACTGCGGCGGAATCACG ATTACAGATTCGGACTACTACTCTAAGCATATCTGCTCAAAGTGCTTGAACGATTTGTCAACATCGGAGCGCTTTCGGTTGCGCTGTCTTAAAACGGAAGAATATTTGTTGAGCATTAAGATGAACGCAAAGGAACAGCTGCCAGACGGAGCGGTTGCCGTACGGCAACTAGAGGATATATTAAGTGGACAAATTAAAATAGAAGACACCAACATCTCGCCggatgttgtaattgaaaacAGTTTAGCACTCGTTGATATACCAAACC GACCGATAAATTCGAATTCCGGGCATTCACCAACAAACTCTTCAGAACCGTATCAGTTAACAAATCAGTACGTACAGCGTTCAGTAGAGTCTCGTAGTAACCACACTCCCACAAACGGATTCATGCCAGCATCTGGGTCAGAGAGTGGAGTCCCATTGAGCGAA CATTCCGTGGAACGAGAACATCTGAAAAGGGTTATCAGTGACCAGCTAGACTTGGTGAAAAAGGAAATCACCAACTCAGTTCTGAGTATCATGGATGCGTTATTGGCTAAGACCGTGGCAGCATTAAAATCCAACTACCAATTGCCTAAACCAAATCCTGTGTATCCAGTATATCAACCGAAAGTGACATCAAAAGACGAGTTGCATCTGTTCGATATGCCTGGTGTGAGTGGCAGCAATTTCAATTTCACACCGGTCAAATCCGCAAAGGAGTTAGAAATTTTGGAACAAAATTTAAACGATCCATTCTTCGCCCGTAAAATG tTCGATCAGATGCGCGAGAAGATTGGCTACAAAGGAGATAACTATTGCGGCCAGAACACGTGTTACACTCTGATCGACAATTTCTTCGATCGGAAGTTTTTGGTGCAATGTTCCTGGAGCGGCGGTAGTCGCAGCGACATCGAAAAATGCGCCATCAAGGATTGCAAGAATACTTTAATGATGTTCTACAAGATTGTTCGCAGTACGAACAAGAAGTTCACTCTCATGCTGCTGGAAGActttttcaaatcggttgtcaGGAACGCTAAGCGACGCAGTGAAGCTAAGGGTTTGCGTGCCTCGACCATACATCGTAGGATGAAGAAAAAATCAAACCCAGCTGATCGACGATCAAGATCCG AAGCATCCCAAAGCACGGCAACTAGGACAACTGACGACCTCCAAGAGGAACAGGATCAAACAATGGATAATTCGACCACCAGCGAGGTGGAAAATGAGAGTTACAAGGCTGATGATGAAAATGCTGCAGAAACTAGCAGCAAGCGTTTGAAACTATGCATCTCAAGCTCTCCCACGGATAAGATAACCGAAAACTAG
- the LOC129729609 gene encoding tRNA (cytosine(34)-C(5))-methyltransferase, with the protein MGRKRNFTSILNPFAKRKRELKDRDQSEPTRRDKPYEDIKRENESFEVYYKHQNICPAEEWDQFMEKLRSSLPTTFRITGSKSHARALLKIIKDQFFAEYYRAVAEFRENGEEVQEPLCLSWYPNDFAWQLELSRKDIRRSEPLYKLHNFLIAETSSGNISRQEAVSMIPPLLLGVEPHHKVLDMCAAPGSKTAQLIEALHAGGDSLPKGFVLANDIDNNRCYMLVHQAKRLSSACCLVSNADSSKFPELKLKNEAGELENLRYDRILCDVPCSGDGTLRKNVDIWNKWHLGNAHNLHGVQYRIVKRGAELLEVGGKLVYSTCSLNPVENEAVLHSLLAQAGDSLEILEASHLLPTLKHSPGMTYWEPATKDMRFYKSFEDVPEIYRSSIRACLFPPAPEEAAKYNLTRCIRVLPHQQNTGGFFIALIEKKKKLPWESEEQLSAAAETNTAEGAFVEAAGEVKNENESKKQQKHYRGFKEDPFVFFDGTEEIYESIKKFYQLSDDFNPINLLTRCREGKKKNIYFSADILRNVVSNNEERIKFINLGVKAFARCDNRNRLCDFRMAQEGLPSVIGFVGTSRRLSIGREDLVKLLSNSDPTKPPELVGLSDTIQKDAESLEPGSCVLQYKADDLELNVVGWRGAKSLRAYVDQHDTVHMLRLLGADVSKYEKNKFEEKKEAADATDPTD; encoded by the exons ATGGGTAGAAAGAGAAACTTTACTAGTATCCTTAATCCATTTGCCAAAAGGAAGCGTGAGCTTAAAGACAGG GATCAGTCGGAACCAACGAGGAGAGATAAACCTTACGAAGACATTAAACGGGAGAATGAAAGCTTTGAGGTGTACTATAAACACCAGAATATTTGCCCGGCAGAGGAATGGGATCAGTTTATGGAGAAACTGCGGTCAAGTTTACCAACCACTTTCCGGATAACTGGTTCGAAGAGCCATGCTCGCGCTCTGTTAAAGATTATAAAGGATCAATTTTTCGCCGAGTACTATCGAGCAGTAGCTGAATTTAGAGAGAATGGGGAAGAAGTACAAGAGCCGTTATGTCTTTCTTGGTACCCGAATGATTTTGCGTGGCAGTTGGAGCTTTCCCGCAAGGACATACGGCGGTCGGAACCTTTGTACAAATTGCACAATTTTTTGATAGCGGAGACTAGTTCTGGGAACATCAGTAGACAGGAAGCAGTATCGATGATACCACCCCTACTGTTGGGAGTCGAGCCTCACCACAAGGTGCTGGATATGTGTGCTGCACCGGGTTCTAAAACAGCCCAACTAATCGAAGCTCTACATGCTGGTGGGGATAGTCTTCCTAAAGGTTTTGTTTTAGCAAACGATATAGACAACAATCGCTGCTATATGTTGGTTCATCAGGCCAAACGATTAAGCTCAGCTTGCTGTCTAGTGTCCAATGCAGACAGTTCCAAGTTTCCGGAGCTAAAGCTAAAAAACGAAGCCGGCGAACTGGAAAATCTTCGGTATGATCGGATACTGTGCGATGTTCCTTGTTCAGGTGATGGAACTTTGCGCAAAAATGTGGACATTTGGAATAAATGGCATTTGGGTAATGCGCACAACCTACACGGGGTTCAGTACCGCATTGTAAAGCGTGGTGCTGAACTGCTTGAGGTAGGTGGGAAACTGGTTTACTCGACCTGTTCCTTGAATCCGGTAGAAAACGAGGCTGTTTTGCACAGTCTTCTGGCACAAGCTGGTGATTCACTGGAAATCCTTGAGGCAAGTCATCTTCTCCCAACGTTGAAGCACAGTCCTGGAATGACCTACTGGGAACCAGCCACCAAGGATATGCGGTTCTACAAATCTTTCGAAGACGTACCAGAAATCTATCGTTCTTCAATTCGTGCCTGTCTGTTTCCTCCTGCACCGGAAGAGGCAGCTAAGTACAATCTAACTCGCTGTATACGAGTGTTACCGCATCAACAGAATACAGGTGGCTTCTTTATTGCATTGATCGAGAAGAAGAAGAAACTTCCGTGGGAATCGGAAGAACAGTTATCAGCAGCTGCTGAAACCAACACTGCCGAAGGAGCTTTTGTAGAAGCTGCTGGTGAAGTTAAAAATGAGAACGAATCGAAGAAACAGCAAAAGCACTACAGGGGTTTCAAGGAGGATCCGTTTGTATTTTTCGATGGAACTGAAGAGATTTACGAGTCGATTAAAAAGTTCTATCAGTTGTCTGACG ATTTCAATCCGATTAATTTGTTGACACGCTGCCGAGAAGGCAAGAAGAAGAACATCTATTTTAGTGCGGACATTCTGCGTAATGTGGTCAGTAACAACGAGGAACGGATTAAGTTCATCAACTTGGGAGTGAAAGCTTTCGCGCGTTGTGACAATCGAAATCGACTGTGCGATTTCCGCATGGCTCAGGAAGGACTTCCAAGCGTGATCGGATTTGTCGGTACGAGTCGGCGTTTATCCATAGGAAGGGAAGATTTGGTGAAGTTGTTGTCTAATAGCGATCCAACAAAACCTCCGGAATTAGTCGGTTTGAGCGACACGATCCAGAAGGATGCCGAAAGTTTGGAGCCGGGCAGCTGTGTGCTACAGTACAAAGCGGACGACTTGGAACTTAATGTAGTCGGCTGGCGTGGAGCGAAGAGCCTCCGGGCGTACGTTGACCAACATGATACGGTTCACATGTTAAGATTATTGGGTGCCGACGTTTCGAAATATG agaaaaataaatttgaagaaaaaaaggaaGCTGCCGATGCCACCGACCCAACAGATTAA
- the LOC129729611 gene encoding uncharacterized protein LOC129729611 isoform X2, with amino-acid sequence MNAKEQLPDGAVAVRQLEDILSGQIKIEDTNISPDVVIENSLALVDIPNRPINSNSGHSPTNSSEPYQLTNQYVQRSVESRSNHTPTNGFMPASGSESGVPLSEHSVEREHLKRVISDQLDLVKKEITNSVLSIMDALLAKTVAALKSNYQLPKPNPVYPVYQPKVTSKDELHLFDMPGVSGSNFNFTPVKSAKELEILEQNLNDPFFARKMFDQMREKIGYKGDNYCGQNTCYTLIDNFFDRKFLVQCSWSGGSRSDIEKCAIKDCKNTLMMFYKIVRSTNKKFTLMLLEDFFKSVVRNAKRRSEAKGLRASTIHRRMKKKSNPADRRSRSEASQSTATRTTDDLQEEQDQTMDNSTTSEVENESYKADDENAAETSSKRLKLCISSSPTDKITEN; translated from the exons ATGAACGCAAAGGAACAGCTGCCAGACGGAGCGGTTGCCGTACGGCAACTAGAGGATATATTAAGTGGACAAATTAAAATAGAAGACACCAACATCTCGCCggatgttgtaattgaaaacAGTTTAGCACTCGTTGATATACCAAACC GACCGATAAATTCGAATTCCGGGCATTCACCAACAAACTCTTCAGAACCGTATCAGTTAACAAATCAGTACGTACAGCGTTCAGTAGAGTCTCGTAGTAACCACACTCCCACAAACGGATTCATGCCAGCATCTGGGTCAGAGAGTGGAGTCCCATTGAGCGAA CATTCCGTGGAACGAGAACATCTGAAAAGGGTTATCAGTGACCAGCTAGACTTGGTGAAAAAGGAAATCACCAACTCAGTTCTGAGTATCATGGATGCGTTATTGGCTAAGACCGTGGCAGCATTAAAATCCAACTACCAATTGCCTAAACCAAATCCTGTGTATCCAGTATATCAACCGAAAGTGACATCAAAAGACGAGTTGCATCTGTTCGATATGCCTGGTGTGAGTGGCAGCAATTTCAATTTCACACCGGTCAAATCCGCAAAGGAGTTAGAAATTTTGGAACAAAATTTAAACGATCCATTCTTCGCCCGTAAAATG tTCGATCAGATGCGCGAGAAGATTGGCTACAAAGGAGATAACTATTGCGGCCAGAACACGTGTTACACTCTGATCGACAATTTCTTCGATCGGAAGTTTTTGGTGCAATGTTCCTGGAGCGGCGGTAGTCGCAGCGACATCGAAAAATGCGCCATCAAGGATTGCAAGAATACTTTAATGATGTTCTACAAGATTGTTCGCAGTACGAACAAGAAGTTCACTCTCATGCTGCTGGAAGActttttcaaatcggttgtcaGGAACGCTAAGCGACGCAGTGAAGCTAAGGGTTTGCGTGCCTCGACCATACATCGTAGGATGAAGAAAAAATCAAACCCAGCTGATCGACGATCAAGATCCG AAGCATCCCAAAGCACGGCAACTAGGACAACTGACGACCTCCAAGAGGAACAGGATCAAACAATGGATAATTCGACCACCAGCGAGGTGGAAAATGAGAGTTACAAGGCTGATGATGAAAATGCTGCAGAAACTAGCAGCAAGCGTTTGAAACTATGCATCTCAAGCTCTCCCACGGATAAGATAACCGAAAACTAG
- the LOC129729613 gene encoding zinc finger protein 708-like translates to MEDISGENSAQDIHTGDKKDKLKCSICDKKFFSERNLSKHTNLHTGSAPYICETCGKRFKEKQTFDNHKLSHNGDKMHRCEICEAAFVLASQLTKHRKIHTGKQYFSCDSCEKTFRKKKYLTRHMQIHARKKIFHCDICGEQFSSGSFVKKHMLMHTGKGQQNCEICAKDFATSGYLNQHMKMEHSNKHAKIEKKCSICGKFVVKLSAHMGIHTGFKPFKCEVCGKDFTKTTHLKDHHRSHNGEYRYTCEICGKGFTRSCYLVSHRGIHTGTQQYKCEICGIGFNWVGNLKRHERTHTGEKPFECEICGKRYIGKAHLKRHMNQHTGEQPYECEICGEKYFISDSLGKHMLTHNLE, encoded by the exons ATGGAAGATATCAG CGGCGAAAATTCCGCTCAAGATATACACACCGGTGACAAGAAAGACAAGCTGAAATGTTCGATTTGTGATAAAAAGTTCTTTTCCGAGCGTAATTTATCAAAGCATACGAACTTGCATACTGGTTCTGCACCGTACATATGTGAAACCTGTGGCAAACGCTTCAAGGAAAAGCAGACTTTTGATAATCACAAACTTTCGCACAATGGAGATAAAATGCACAGGTGTGAAATATGTGAAGCGGCTTTCGTGCTTGCTTCTCAACTAACCAAGCACCGAAAGATCCATACGGGAAAGCAATATTTTTCGTGCGATTCTTGCGAAAAAACATTCAGAAAGAAAAAGTATCTAACTCGTCATATGCAAATCCATGCTAGGAAAAAAATTTTCCACTGTGACATCTGTGGAGAGCAGTTCTCAAGTGGCTCGTTTGTTAAAAAACATATGCTTATGCACACCGGAAAAGGACAACAAAATTGTGAAATCTGCGCTAAAGATTTCGCCACATCAGGATATTTGAATCAACACATGAAAATGGAGCATTCAAATAAACATGCAaagatcgaaaaaaaatgcTCAATCTGTGGAAAGTTCGTTGTAAAATTATCCGCCCATATGGGCATACACACAGGCTTTAAACCATTCAAATGTGAAGTGTGTGGAAAAGATTTCACAAAAACCACCCATTTGAAAGATCATCACCGTTCTCATAATGGCGAATATCGCTATACATGTGAAATTTGTGGGAAAGGCTTTACGCGATCTTGTTATCTTGTTAGTCATCGAGGAATCCATACTGGTACACAACAATACAAGTGCGAAATTTGCGGCATTGGATTTAACTGGGTCGGTAATCTGAAGCGCCACGAGCGGACACACACTGGGGAGAAACCTTTTGAGTGTGAAATCTGCGGAAAACGATATATCGGCAAAGCCCATCTAAAAAGGCACATGAACCAGCACACCGGAGAGCAACCGTACGAGTGTGAAATTTGcggtgaaaaatattttatttcagaCAGCCTGGGCAAACATATGCTGACTCATAATTTAGAATAG